Part of the Catalinimonas alkaloidigena genome is shown below.
TCACTTTCCTGGTATTTCTACCGCCTTCGTACGATGTCTTTACCAGAAATTTTTTTCCGTACACAACAATTCTGGCAAAAGAAAAAAGAAAAAAAACAGCCAACAGAAGGATTACCAGTAGATATAGACCTGCTCAGTTTACCACAAAAAATCCTGCCATTTACTGAAGTTAATATAAAGATTGACAAGCAGGAAATTGATATTTTTGGCCAGCGTTTTCACTATGACGAACCCATTGACTGGCACCTTGATATTTCATCTGGTAAGAAGTTCCCTATGGCTTTCGCCAAGGATATCAATATAAGAACTGAAGAATTTGGAAGTGCCAAGCATGTATGGGAGGTAAACCGCATGCAATTTCTTAGCCTGATAGCACTACAGTACAGAACCAGTGGAGACAGCAAATACCTACAACAGTTTCAGGTGATAATGGATTCATGGATTGAGTCAAACCCGTATTTACAAGGAGTAAACTGGTATAGTAATATTGAAGTAAATATCCGCTTAATTGTATGGTTCTTTTGCTGGGAAATTTTGGACGTTAACCGTCTGATAGAAGAAAAAGCTGACTTCAGGAAATTTGTTGAGGAGTCTTGGATTCCAAGCATTTATCAGCACATGAGGTACAGCTTTCAAAACCCCTCCAAATATTCTTCAGCCAACAACCACCTGATCAGTGAACATGCTGGCCTTTTTATAGCTTCTTGCTTCTGGAAATTTGAAGAATCTGAAACATGGCGGTTGCATGCCCAGGCAGGTCTTGAGCAGGAAATTGTTTTGCAGCATTCAGAGCAGGGAGTGAACAAAGAAGAAGCTGCTGAATACATTCAGTTCATCACTGACTTTTTTCTCATACCCTATGTAGTAGGCCTAAATAGTGGGCATCAATTTTCATCTCAGTATAGAGATCAATTGGCTAATATCTGTGAGTATATTTATCAGATGATGGATATAAAAGGTAACATTGTGTACTATGGTGATGAAGATGATGGTAAAGTGGTGATCCTAGACCCTGACTTACACTTTGATAATTTTAAATCAATACTTACCTCAGGAGTAATTTTATTTAATAAACCAGCATGGAGGTTACAAGATAATGGCTTTGACACCAAAAATATGCTTCTCTTCGGAGAAGAAGGTAAAGCAAAGTATGAACAAATTTCGGAAAGCAAAGAGAATTGTGATTCAAAGTTTTACATTCATGAAGGCCATTTTATTCTCCGTAAACAAAACAGAAAAGAAAGCAAAGAAATGTTTGTTCATTTCGATGCCGCACCCTTAGGATTTCTTTCTATCGCTGCTCACGGACATTCCGATGCATTGTCTTTTGTACTCCATGTTGACGGATATCCTATTATTACCGATTCCGGTACCTATACCTATCATACTGAAGCCGATTGGCGTAATTACTTTATTGGTGCCTTAGCGCACAATACCATCAGGGTAGATCAAGTAGATCAGGCCATGAGTGCAGGGCCTACGATGTGGCTGAAGCACTACAAAACGCGAGTGCTTGCTCAGGAAAGTAATGTGGTCAATGATATGGTTTATGCCAGCCACAATGGTTATCAAAAAAATGGCGTAGTCCACAAAAGAAGGCTTGAGCTAAATAAAGAAATAGAGGAATTGCACATCACGGATGAGCTAATAGTTAAAAATAAAAAGTCTCACCTGATAGAAATGCCCTTACATTTACACCCTGGCGTGAGTGTGGAACAAATCAGTAGCCATAAAATAATTTTGAAGCATCAAACTGCAAGAACAGTAGAACTTAATTTACCAGCTGGAATGAGTACCGAACTTATAAAAGGAAGTGTTGATCCTATTTTAGGATGGTATTCTCCTTCTTTTCAAATCAAAGAGCCAACCACTGTCATTTACAGTAAATCGGATATCAGAAGTACAACTGAATTTTCTACTATTATAAGAGTCCTCAATAGTTAGGCTTAGAGAAACACTACCAGTCTTGCATAAAAGTCCCTACTAGGCTGTATATTAGCTCTAGCTTTAACAAATTAGGCCACATCTCATTGATATAGTTTATTATCATCTGTAATTTGGCTTCGTTTTTTGCATATTGCATCGTGCTTTGAATAAAATTATTTTAGGCAAATAAATATTCCTAACTAAATCTATGGCAGAAGTTATAAGAATGCCCAAGATGAGCGACACCATGGAAGAGGGTGTAATTGCTTCTTGGCAGAAAAAAGTAGGCGATAAAGTCGAATCAGGAGACATACTCGCCGAAGTAGAAACCGATAAAGCAACTATGGAGCTAGAGTCTTTTGAAGATGGCACATTGCTATATATCGGAGTTAAAGAAAATGAAGCTGTACCGGTAGATGGGGTTATCGCGATTATAGGTGAAGAAGGAGAGGAAATTGACAGCTTATTAAAACAAATTGAAAGTGGGAGTTCAACAGCGCCTGATAAAGAAGAGGAGACTGATCAAGCTGATGTAAGCGAAGAGGGAGAAGATGAAGAGGTGGACACTTCTGATGTCAATGCTACAGTAGTCACCATGCCCAAGATGAGTGATACGATGACAGAAGGAGTAATTGCTTCCTGGCTCAAAAAAGTTGGCGATAAAGTAGAGTCAGGAGATATTCTGGCTGAAGTAGAAACGGATAAAGCCACTATGGAACTGGAGTCTTATGAAGATGGGATTTTACTCTATGTAGGCGTTGAAGAAGGAGGAGCAGTTGAGATTGATGGTGTGATCGCTGTAATAGGAGAAGAAGGCGCGGATTATGAAAAGCTCCTAAAGGCAAATAAATCTAAGAAAAAAGGGGGTGAAGAGCCAAAAGAAGAAAAGAGTAGTTCTTCCAATGGTCAGGATAAGGCTGAGGAAAAAGATGCACCTGCTTATACCCCAACTCATGCTGAAGAATCCAGCTTACCTTCATCATCAGATGGTGGTAGAGTAAAGGCTTCACCTTTAGCCAAGAAAATGGCTGAAGACAAAGGGTATGACATCTCCAAAATACCAGGAACGGGTGAGAACGGTAGAGTTGTCAAAAAAGATATTGAAAGCTATAAGCCTTCTAAGTCACAGCCTGTAGCTCAACCCGATGCTGCTCAAAAAGATACTGCGAAGCAAGCTGCTCCTGTGAAGCTTCCTGAAGTGGTAGGAGAAGAACGTTACGAAGAAGTCAATGTATCTCAGATGCGTAAAACCATCGCGCGTAGATTGGCCGAAAGTAAGTTTACTGCGCCTCATTTTTACCTTACCATGGAAATTGACATGGAAAAGGCAATTGCTGCGCGGAAGAGTATGAATGAAATTGCACAGGTAAAGATTTCTTTCAATGACATAGTGGTGAAAGCAGTGGCTGCGGCTCTGCGTCAACATCCTAAAGTAAATGTGTCATGGCGCGGAGATAAGATGCGTTTTAACCAACATATCAATATAGGAATAGCGGTAGCAGTTGAGGAAGGGCTACTGGTACCGGTAGTTCGCTTTGCCGATAATAAAACGATCTCTCATATCTCGGCTGAGGTGAAAGATCTAGCCAATAAAGCGAAAAACAAGCAGCTCCAACCTAAAGATTGGGAAGGTAGTACTTTCACGATTTCTAATCTGGGTATGTTTGGCATTGAGGAGTTTACCGCAATCGTCAATCCACCGGATGCTTGTATCCTGGCAGTAGGGGGTATCAAAGAAACACCAGTAGTGAAAAACGGACAGATCGTTCCCGGTAATGTTATGAAAGTAACACTTTCGTGTGATCACCGCGCCGTAGACGGAGCTTTGGGTGCAGCATTTTTACAAACTTTTAAAGCTTATATGGAAGATCCGATCAGGATTCTAGTATAATTAGAAATTGCTAAAAAGGCTTTGCAAATTTTTGCTGAGCCTTTTTCTTAAATTATTTTTTATGATGCCAAAAGTAAAATCAACTACAGTATTAGCAGTCATTCATAATGGCAAAGTTGCTATAGGAGCAGATGGTCAGGCTACAATGGGAAACACGGTTGCCAAAGGCAATGTGAAGAAAATCAGGAAATTGCAGGAAGGTAAAATCATTACCGGCTTTGCTGGTTCTACTGCCGATGCGTTCACACTTATTGGAAGATTTGACGAGAAACTTGGTGCCTACAGTGGAAATATGAAAAGAGCCGCGATAGAACTGGCTAAAGATTGGCGGACGGATCGTTACCTTAGGCGTTTGGAGGCCATGATGATTGTTTGTGACCAGGATGAGATTTTGGTGATTTCTGGTAATGGTGATGTTTTGGAGCCAGACAATGGGATTGCCGCGATTGGTTCGGGAAGCATGTATGCTCAGTCCGCTGCCATGGCTATGAAAAAACACGCGCCACAGCTATCCGCTAAAGAAATTGTTACCGATGCTTTGCATATCGCAGCTGATATATGCATATACACCAATCATAATCTGGTGATAGAGGAAG
Proteins encoded:
- a CDS encoding alginate lyase family protein; this translates as MSLSWYFYRLRTMSLPEIFFRTQQFWQKKKEKKQPTEGLPVDIDLLSLPQKILPFTEVNIKIDKQEIDIFGQRFHYDEPIDWHLDISSGKKFPMAFAKDINIRTEEFGSAKHVWEVNRMQFLSLIALQYRTSGDSKYLQQFQVIMDSWIESNPYLQGVNWYSNIEVNIRLIVWFFCWEILDVNRLIEEKADFRKFVEESWIPSIYQHMRYSFQNPSKYSSANNHLISEHAGLFIASCFWKFEESETWRLHAQAGLEQEIVLQHSEQGVNKEEAAEYIQFITDFFLIPYVVGLNSGHQFSSQYRDQLANICEYIYQMMDIKGNIVYYGDEDDGKVVILDPDLHFDNFKSILTSGVILFNKPAWRLQDNGFDTKNMLLFGEEGKAKYEQISESKENCDSKFYIHEGHFILRKQNRKESKEMFVHFDAAPLGFLSIAAHGHSDALSFVLHVDGYPIITDSGTYTYHTEADWRNYFIGALAHNTIRVDQVDQAMSAGPTMWLKHYKTRVLAQESNVVNDMVYASHNGYQKNGVVHKRRLELNKEIEELHITDELIVKNKKSHLIEMPLHLHPGVSVEQISSHKIILKHQTARTVELNLPAGMSTELIKGSVDPILGWYSPSFQIKEPTTVIYSKSDIRSTTEFSTIIRVLNS
- a CDS encoding pyruvate dehydrogenase complex dihydrolipoamide acetyltransferase translates to MAEVIRMPKMSDTMEEGVIASWQKKVGDKVESGDILAEVETDKATMELESFEDGTLLYIGVKENEAVPVDGVIAIIGEEGEEIDSLLKQIESGSSTAPDKEEETDQADVSEEGEDEEVDTSDVNATVVTMPKMSDTMTEGVIASWLKKVGDKVESGDILAEVETDKATMELESYEDGILLYVGVEEGGAVEIDGVIAVIGEEGADYEKLLKANKSKKKGGEEPKEEKSSSSNGQDKAEEKDAPAYTPTHAEESSLPSSSDGGRVKASPLAKKMAEDKGYDISKIPGTGENGRVVKKDIESYKPSKSQPVAQPDAAQKDTAKQAAPVKLPEVVGEERYEEVNVSQMRKTIARRLAESKFTAPHFYLTMEIDMEKAIAARKSMNEIAQVKISFNDIVVKAVAAALRQHPKVNVSWRGDKMRFNQHINIGIAVAVEEGLLVPVVRFADNKTISHISAEVKDLANKAKNKQLQPKDWEGSTFTISNLGMFGIEEFTAIVNPPDACILAVGGIKETPVVKNGQIVPGNVMKVTLSCDHRAVDGALGAAFLQTFKAYMEDPIRILV
- the hslV gene encoding ATP-dependent protease subunit HslV, which translates into the protein MPKVKSTTVLAVIHNGKVAIGADGQATMGNTVAKGNVKKIRKLQEGKIITGFAGSTADAFTLIGRFDEKLGAYSGNMKRAAIELAKDWRTDRYLRRLEAMMIVCDQDEILVISGNGDVLEPDNGIAAIGSGSMYAQSAAMAMKKHAPQLSAKEIVTDALHIAADICIYTNHNLVIEEVE